From Micromonospora nigra, one genomic window encodes:
- a CDS encoding thioesterase II family protein, which yields MTAWFSVYPHLGGGRGTYLPVLAELRRVATCHVPTLPGRDGRYGEPAHRTFASLGDDLWQQLRVELDAGADPGELVLFGFSMGALLATELAARLAEQGTGCRGLVVAGSPPPHLLDAVERIGDLPDDEFVAALARHGVMAQTVLPEAELRELMLPIWRADCAVVESHPRARVRLSCPVLAVAGSADPLVDAAQLAAWQQVGGPGSRFLTVPGGHGAVLENHGVLLELLTEAAGVDLRASR from the coding sequence TTGACCGCCTGGTTCAGCGTCTACCCGCACCTGGGCGGGGGCAGGGGCACCTACCTGCCGGTGCTCGCGGAGTTGCGACGGGTGGCGACCTGCCACGTGCCGACGCTGCCCGGCCGCGACGGCCGGTACGGCGAACCCGCCCACCGCACCTTCGCCTCGCTCGGTGACGACCTGTGGCAGCAGTTGCGGGTCGAGCTGGACGCCGGCGCCGACCCCGGTGAGCTGGTGCTCTTCGGGTTCAGCATGGGTGCCCTGCTCGCGACGGAACTGGCGGCCCGGCTCGCCGAGCAGGGCACCGGCTGCCGGGGCCTGGTCGTCGCCGGTTCGCCGCCCCCGCACCTGCTGGACGCGGTGGAGCGCATCGGTGACCTGCCCGACGACGAGTTCGTCGCGGCCCTGGCCCGGCACGGGGTGATGGCCCAGACGGTGTTGCCAGAGGCCGAGCTGCGGGAGCTGATGCTGCCGATCTGGCGGGCGGACTGCGCGGTGGTGGAGAGTCACCCACGTGCCCGAGTGCGGCTGAGCTGCCCGGTGCTGGCGGTGGCCGGCAGCGCGGACCCCCTGGTGGACGCGGCGCAGTTGGCAGCCTGGCAGCAGGTCGGCGGGCCCGGTTCCCGGTTCCTGACGGTGCCCGGCGGGCACGGCGCGGTGCTGGAGAACCACGGCGTGCTGCTGGAGTTGTTGACCGAGGCCGCCGGCGTCGACCTCCGGGCGTCGCGATGA
- a CDS encoding CehA/McbA family metallohydrolase: protein MSEPHLHHCHHHHDDHRSDQTPYGQVDPAEHAVGGIARRTMLAGAGSMLMLAAIPGTARAANAMTAGSPTSTAPGASRASLITQGTTLVHADMHNHTVMSDGDGSADAAFASMREAGLDVAALTDHATMFSIEGLSQSEWNTTGNLANAANDPGQFTAIRGFEWSHPLLGHINVWNTSDFADLWRAGSTPSLYRWLEGRPGGLASFNHPGREVGRFSNFSFYASARDQLVGLEMFNRTDDYLFEGWSSGMSSPLVACLNAGWRPGLTGVTDEHGTTWGFHEGKGRSGLWVTENTRAAVFEAMAARRCFATRVSGLRLDATANGVRMGQVLGVTSGDIRFRVDLDRGTVWDGKPLRIQVLRPGTSAPTVVDVVDTLCGSVADFTVPLDAADGNWVVLRVSDPELPNPTPGPSGHPCNDFGVAYSSPWWLRP from the coding sequence ATGAGTGAACCTCACCTTCATCACTGCCACCACCACCACGATGATCACCGGTCCGACCAGACCCCGTACGGTCAGGTCGATCCTGCCGAGCACGCCGTCGGGGGCATCGCCCGTCGAACCATGCTGGCCGGTGCCGGCAGCATGTTGATGCTCGCCGCGATCCCCGGTACCGCACGCGCGGCCAACGCGATGACGGCCGGCAGTCCGACCTCGACCGCGCCCGGGGCGTCCAGAGCCTCCCTGATCACTCAGGGAACCACTCTGGTGCATGCAGACATGCACAACCACACCGTCATGTCCGACGGGGACGGCAGCGCCGATGCGGCGTTCGCCTCGATGCGTGAGGCCGGTCTCGACGTCGCCGCCCTGACCGACCACGCGACGATGTTCTCCATCGAGGGGCTGAGCCAGTCGGAGTGGAACACCACCGGCAACCTGGCCAACGCGGCCAACGATCCCGGCCAGTTCACCGCGATCCGCGGGTTCGAGTGGTCGCACCCGCTGCTGGGCCACATCAACGTGTGGAACACCTCCGACTTCGCCGACCTGTGGCGGGCGGGCAGCACCCCCAGCCTCTACCGCTGGCTGGAAGGTCGCCCGGGTGGCCTGGCCAGCTTCAACCACCCGGGCCGGGAGGTCGGCCGGTTCAGCAACTTCTCGTTCTACGCCTCGGCCCGCGACCAACTCGTCGGCCTGGAGATGTTCAACCGCACCGACGACTACCTGTTCGAAGGCTGGTCGTCCGGCATGTCCTCGCCGCTCGTGGCCTGCCTGAACGCCGGGTGGCGGCCGGGCCTGACCGGCGTCACCGACGAGCACGGAACCACCTGGGGGTTCCACGAGGGTAAGGGGCGCAGCGGTCTCTGGGTCACCGAGAACACCCGTGCCGCGGTGTTCGAGGCGATGGCGGCCCGCCGCTGCTTCGCCACCAGGGTCTCCGGCCTGCGGCTCGACGCCACCGCGAACGGCGTACGGATGGGTCAGGTCCTCGGCGTGACCTCCGGCGACATCCGGTTCCGGGTGGACCTGGACCGGGGGACGGTCTGGGACGGCAAGCCGCTGCGGATCCAGGTACTGCGCCCCGGAACGTCGGCTCCCACCGTCGTCGACGTCGTCGACACCCTGTGCGGTTCGGTCGCCGACTTCACCGTCCCGCTCGACGCCGCCGACGGGAACTGGGTGGTACTGCGGGTCTCCGACCCGGAGCTGCCCAATCCGACACCCGGCCCGTCCGGCCATCCGTGCAACGACTTCGGGGTCGCCTACAGCAGTCCGTGGTGGCTGCGCCCCTGA
- a CDS encoding non-ribosomal peptide synthetase yields the protein MNTETYVLPSSFTQRRLWMLDQMTPGAVTYHIVWAVELTGPLDVAALESTLSWLVDRHETLRTHFTSVDGEPAQVVVPAAPVRLPVVAAGPGDAWRDLVDAAAREPFDLATGPLARFGLVRRDTGSHVLTVVVHHSVADGWSFGILFRELATGYAAATVGTRPDLPAPEVQYADFAVWQREEADRGTFDADVDFWHAELAGAPTLLDLPADRPRPAEQSDAGAEVVFAVPDELTARLRASRDGTLFTRLLAGFQTLLHRLTGADDLLVAVPVAGRTRPETRDVVGFFANTLALRARFADRPDFADLLAQARASTTAAQTRQDVPFDRIVDRLAPTRSLAHSPVVQVMFALDEPPPDVTSAGLRIAPRLWENGTVKFDLTLTVEDRPDGLRGRITYRTDLYDDDRIRHLAQRYLTLLTAALDRPGTPVAELPLLDAAERERILRQGNDTAQPLPDVAGVGELLDRYPPADPDAVAVVGPDGALRHRDLAARVNRLAHLLRAHGVGPDVPVGLCVGRGTQLVAALLAVWRAGGGYLPLDPTLPAARLATMLADAAPPVLLTDATGAAGLADAAAAAGTTPVVLRVDQLDPTDLPADPPPVTGHPDGLAYLLYTSGSTGVPKGVAVTHRSVVNLLVGCHRLFGLTPADRVAAITTPAFDISVVELVLPLLAGARIEVLDAETTRDAAALRAACVDRGVTVLQATPASWRMLVTAAGVPAGVRLRISGGEALPRDLADALRADGALVVNGYGPSETTVYSSAGPVGDTGPVDLGRPTANTRIHLLDPAGQPVPEGVVGEIHIGGTGVARGYHGRPGLTAARFRPDPFGPRPGGRLYATGDLARRLPDGRLDYLGRADHQVKVRGFRIELGEIEAALRDQPGVRDAAVTTWGAGADVRIAAYAVTEPPTADPASVWPAVRAALARRLPEYMVPATLVLLDALPRTASGKLDRRALPEPTWRETTGSGPAAPRTPTEEQLVVLWRDVLGRTEVGVHDNFFALGGHSLTATRLIARIRTTFGVDLALRSLFAAPTVAELAVEVAATGETPGGADRIGPAGPTPQDLLASLDDLSDSEVDELLDTLIAEEGV from the coding sequence ATGAACACCGAAACCTACGTCCTTCCGTCATCGTTCACCCAACGTCGACTGTGGATGCTCGACCAGATGACCCCGGGGGCGGTGACCTACCACATCGTCTGGGCGGTCGAGCTGACCGGCCCGCTCGACGTGGCCGCACTGGAGTCCACCCTGAGCTGGCTGGTCGACCGGCACGAGACCCTGCGTACCCACTTCACCTCCGTCGACGGGGAACCCGCCCAGGTGGTCGTCCCGGCCGCCCCGGTCCGCCTGCCGGTCGTCGCCGCCGGCCCCGGCGACGCCTGGCGGGACCTGGTGGACGCCGCCGCCCGGGAGCCCTTCGACCTGGCCACCGGTCCGCTGGCCCGGTTCGGCCTCGTCCGGCGCGACACCGGGTCCCACGTGCTCACCGTCGTGGTGCACCACAGCGTCGCCGACGGCTGGTCGTTCGGGATTCTCTTCCGCGAACTGGCCACCGGGTACGCGGCGGCGACCGTCGGCACCCGCCCCGACCTGCCCGCCCCCGAGGTGCAGTACGCGGACTTCGCGGTCTGGCAGCGGGAGGAGGCCGACCGGGGCACCTTCGACGCCGACGTCGACTTCTGGCACGCCGAACTGGCCGGCGCACCCACCCTGCTCGACCTCCCCGCCGACCGGCCACGCCCGGCCGAGCAGTCCGACGCCGGGGCAGAGGTGGTCTTCGCCGTCCCGGACGAGCTGACCGCACGGCTGCGGGCCAGCCGGGACGGCACACTGTTCACCCGGCTCCTGGCCGGCTTCCAGACCCTTCTGCACCGGCTCACCGGAGCCGACGACCTGCTGGTGGCGGTCCCGGTGGCCGGGCGTACCCGGCCGGAGACCCGGGACGTGGTCGGCTTCTTCGCCAACACCCTCGCCCTGCGCGCCCGCTTCGCCGACCGACCGGACTTCGCGGACCTCCTCGCACAGGCCCGCGCCTCGACCACCGCCGCGCAGACCCGGCAGGACGTCCCCTTCGACCGGATCGTGGACCGGCTCGCCCCCACCCGCAGCCTCGCCCACTCCCCGGTGGTGCAGGTGATGTTCGCCCTCGACGAGCCCCCACCTGACGTCACGTCGGCCGGGCTGCGGATCGCACCCCGCCTCTGGGAGAACGGCACGGTCAAGTTCGACCTGACCCTCACCGTGGAGGATCGCCCGGACGGGCTGCGCGGGCGGATCACCTACCGCACCGACCTCTACGACGACGACCGGATCCGCCACCTCGCGCAGCGGTACCTCACCCTGCTCACCGCCGCCCTCGACCGGCCCGGCACACCCGTCGCCGAGCTGCCCCTGCTCGACGCGGCCGAACGCGAGCGGATCCTGCGCCAGGGCAACGACACCGCCCAGCCCCTGCCCGACGTGGCCGGCGTCGGTGAGCTGCTCGACCGGTACCCACCGGCCGACCCGGACGCGGTCGCGGTCGTCGGCCCGGACGGTGCCCTGCGCCACCGGGATCTCGCCGCCCGCGTCAACCGGCTCGCCCACCTGCTCCGCGCCCACGGCGTCGGCCCGGACGTACCGGTCGGGCTCTGCGTCGGTCGGGGCACCCAACTGGTGGCGGCGCTCCTGGCCGTCTGGCGGGCCGGCGGCGGCTACCTGCCGCTCGACCCGACGCTGCCAGCGGCCCGGCTCGCCACCATGCTGGCCGACGCGGCCCCGCCGGTGCTGCTCACCGACGCCACCGGGGCGGCCGGCCTCGCCGACGCCGCCGCCGCGGCCGGGACCACCCCGGTGGTGCTCCGCGTCGACCAGCTCGACCCGACCGACCTGCCGGCCGATCCGCCGCCGGTCACCGGCCACCCGGACGGGCTCGCCTACCTGCTCTACACCTCCGGCTCCACCGGCGTGCCCAAGGGGGTCGCCGTCACCCACCGCTCGGTGGTCAACCTCCTCGTCGGCTGCCACCGGCTGTTCGGGCTCACCCCCGCCGACCGGGTCGCGGCGATCACCACCCCGGCCTTCGACATCTCCGTGGTCGAACTGGTGCTGCCGCTGCTGGCCGGGGCCCGGATCGAGGTCCTCGACGCGGAGACCACCCGGGACGCCGCCGCGCTCCGGGCCGCCTGCGTCGACCGGGGCGTCACCGTTCTCCAGGCCACCCCGGCGAGCTGGCGGATGTTGGTCACCGCGGCGGGCGTACCGGCCGGGGTGCGGCTGCGGATCAGCGGCGGCGAGGCGCTGCCCCGCGACCTGGCCGACGCGCTGCGTGCTGACGGTGCCCTGGTGGTCAACGGGTACGGGCCGTCGGAGACCACCGTCTACTCCTCGGCCGGCCCGGTCGGCGACACCGGCCCGGTCGACCTGGGCCGCCCCACCGCCAACACCCGCATCCACCTGCTCGATCCCGCCGGCCAGCCCGTTCCCGAGGGCGTGGTGGGGGAGATCCACATCGGCGGTACGGGGGTGGCGCGGGGCTACCACGGTCGCCCCGGCCTCACCGCCGCCCGGTTCCGGCCCGATCCGTTCGGCCCGCGTCCCGGCGGCCGGCTCTACGCCACCGGCGACCTGGCCCGCCGGCTTCCCGACGGGCGACTCGACTACCTCGGCCGCGCCGACCACCAGGTGAAGGTGCGTGGGTTCCGGATCGAACTGGGCGAGATCGAGGCGGCGCTGCGCGACCAGCCGGGCGTCCGGGACGCCGCCGTGACCACCTGGGGCGCGGGAGCCGACGTCCGGATCGCCGCGTACGCGGTCACCGAGCCACCCACCGCCGACCCGGCGTCGGTCTGGCCGGCGGTCCGCGCCGCCCTGGCCCGCCGGCTGCCGGAGTACATGGTGCCGGCCACCCTGGTCCTGCTCGACGCGCTGCCCCGCACCGCGAGCGGCAAGCTGGACCGGCGGGCGCTGCCCGAGCCGACCTGGCGGGAGACCACCGGCAGCGGCCCGGCCGCACCCCGCACGCCGACCGAGGAGCAGCTCGTCGTGCTCTGGCGGGACGTGCTCGGCCGCACCGAGGTCGGTGTGCACGACAACTTCTTCGCCCTCGGCGGGCACTCGCTCACCGCGACCCGGCTGATCGCCCGTATCCGCACCACCTTCGGCGTCGACCTCGCGCTGCGCAGCCTCTTCGCCGCGCCCACCGTCGCCGAACTCGCCGTCGAGGTCGCCGCCACCGGGGAGACCCCCGGCGGAGCCGATCGGATCGGGCCCGCCGGACCGACCCCGCAGGATCTGCTCGCCTCGCTCGACGATCTCTCCGACAGCGAGGTCGACGAGCTCCTGGACACCCTGATCGCCGAGGAGGGCGTGTGA
- a CDS encoding endonuclease yields MNMQSRFRSRSTWLATVCALVVVLATPVVVATASTSASAATTLTVAQALGAQDGRSATVTGYVIGQPTASNTVIRSGFTADTAVAIADTSAETSTSRMLYVQVTTAYRSAFGLLSNPGLRGQRITATGTLTAYFAHGGLKNPTAMSLGGTTPTSSPTPTPSPTVPGGGYDSTYYAAAIGKTGTALRSSLHSIIRSHTRLSYDRVWEALKDTDQDPANPNNVILLYTGRSQSKSSNGGDPNDWNREHVWAKSHGDFGTATGPGTDVHHLRPTDVSVNASRGNKDFDLGGSTVAEAPGCYTDADSWEPRDAVKGDVARMIMYMAIRYEGTDGWPDLELNQSVGNGSAPYHGKLSVLLQWNQADPPDAFEKRRNQVIHERWQGNRNPFIDHPEWATSIWG; encoded by the coding sequence ATGAATATGCAGAGCAGGTTCCGTTCGCGGTCCACCTGGCTGGCGACGGTGTGCGCGCTGGTCGTCGTGCTGGCGACTCCGGTGGTGGTGGCAACGGCGTCGACGTCGGCGTCGGCCGCGACCACGTTGACCGTGGCCCAGGCGCTGGGCGCGCAGGACGGCCGGTCAGCGACCGTGACCGGCTACGTCATCGGCCAGCCGACCGCCAGCAACACGGTGATCAGGTCCGGCTTCACCGCCGACACCGCCGTCGCCATCGCCGACACGTCGGCCGAGACCAGTACCAGCAGGATGCTCTACGTCCAGGTCACCACCGCGTACCGGAGCGCCTTCGGACTGCTCAGCAACCCGGGCCTGCGCGGCCAGCGGATCACCGCCACCGGGACGCTGACGGCGTACTTCGCCCACGGCGGGCTGAAGAACCCGACGGCGATGAGCCTCGGCGGCACCACCCCGACCTCGTCGCCGACCCCCACCCCGAGCCCGACGGTCCCCGGTGGCGGATACGACTCGACCTACTACGCCGCCGCGATCGGCAAGACCGGCACGGCGCTGCGCAGTTCCCTTCACTCGATCATCCGGTCGCACACCAGGCTCTCGTACGACCGGGTGTGGGAGGCGCTGAAGGACACCGACCAGGACCCGGCGAACCCGAACAACGTCATCCTTCTCTACACCGGACGATCGCAGAGCAAGTCCAGCAACGGCGGCGACCCGAACGACTGGAACCGCGAGCACGTCTGGGCCAAGTCGCACGGTGACTTCGGCACCGCGACCGGCCCGGGTACCGACGTGCACCACCTGCGGCCGACCGACGTGTCGGTCAACGCCAGCCGTGGCAACAAGGACTTCGACCTCGGTGGCAGCACGGTCGCCGAGGCACCCGGCTGCTACACCGACGCCGACTCGTGGGAGCCGCGCGACGCGGTGAAGGGCGACGTGGCCCGCATGATCATGTATATGGCGATCCGGTACGAGGGCACCGACGGCTGGCCGGACCTGGAGCTGAACCAGTCGGTCGGCAACGGCTCCGCGCCGTACCACGGAAAGCTGTCAGTGCTCTTGCAGTGGAACCAGGCCGACCCGCCGGACGCCTTCGAGAAGCGCCGCAACCAGGTGATCCATGAGCGCTGGCAGGGCAACCGCAACCCGTTCATCGACCATCCGGAGTGGGCGACCTCGATCTGGGGGTGA
- a CDS encoding aminotransferase class IV: MSVQGSAVRTVWDPAGPEGLPFGSNSMQHGTAVFEGIRCYPTERGRAVFRLDDHLRRLLGSARQLGVPHDYDLPRLRERVLAAADADGPDESYLRPVLYTPEGRLGVDLGRFRFVLAVEVYSTASADTGVGALPPGVRLTVSPWRRPAATSFPPQVKATGTYAVSALARTAAAAAGFDDAIQLDPVSGRVAEATVANVFVVRDGRLLTPWLSDSLLAGITRDTVLVLARRLGIDVVEGPVEVGDLHRAQEVFLTGTAAELVPATEIDGHGTDPAGPVFRAVAEAFRDTVRGRRFRDLGWLTRTSEPHQAARI; encoded by the coding sequence ATGAGCGTCCAGGGCAGCGCCGTGCGCACCGTGTGGGACCCGGCCGGCCCGGAGGGTCTGCCCTTCGGCAGCAACAGCATGCAGCACGGCACCGCCGTGTTCGAGGGAATCCGGTGTTACCCGACGGAGCGGGGCCGGGCGGTCTTCCGCCTCGACGACCACCTGCGGCGGTTGCTCGGCTCCGCCCGGCAACTGGGCGTCCCGCACGACTACGACCTGCCCCGGCTGCGCGAGCGGGTGCTGGCCGCGGCGGACGCCGACGGCCCGGACGAGTCGTACCTGCGCCCGGTCCTCTACACCCCCGAGGGGCGGCTCGGCGTCGACCTGGGGCGGTTCCGGTTCGTGCTCGCCGTCGAGGTCTACTCGACCGCGTCGGCCGACACCGGCGTGGGCGCCCTGCCGCCGGGCGTCCGGCTGACGGTGTCACCCTGGCGTCGTCCGGCCGCCACCTCGTTTCCGCCGCAGGTGAAGGCGACCGGCACGTACGCGGTGTCTGCGCTGGCCCGCACCGCCGCCGCGGCGGCGGGATTCGACGACGCGATCCAACTCGACCCGGTCTCCGGCCGGGTGGCGGAGGCGACCGTCGCGAACGTCTTCGTGGTCCGCGACGGTCGGCTGCTGACGCCGTGGCTCTCCGACAGTCTGCTGGCCGGCATCACCCGGGACACCGTGCTGGTGCTCGCCCGGCGGCTCGGCATCGACGTCGTCGAGGGGCCCGTCGAGGTGGGCGACCTGCACCGGGCCCAGGAGGTGTTCCTGACCGGCACGGCCGCCGAGCTGGTGCCGGCCACCGAGATCGACGGGCACGGGACCGACCCGGCCGGCCCGGTGTTCCGAGCTGTCGCGGAGGCCTTCCGCGACACCGTCCGCGGGCGACGTTTCCGTGATCTGGGCTGGCTCACCCGTACGTCCGAACCCCACCAAGCTGCCCGTATCTGA
- a CDS encoding lantibiotic dehydratase, protein MLHLVQRFDIRRPADHQPRITVDRVVLARESWRFATAGLDFATLPDEGERFRRVRHWQREHGLPRHLFVKTPVEAKPFHLDLTSLASVDVLARAVRRTVAHDPAATLRFSEMLPGPEHAWLTDAQGRHHTAELRLVAVDTRTPGVVDTRTPGVVDTTSTGSANPAADRRPDPPHRNQAGA, encoded by the coding sequence ATGCTGCACCTGGTGCAGCGCTTCGACATCCGTCGTCCGGCCGATCACCAGCCCCGGATCACCGTCGACCGGGTGGTGCTGGCCCGGGAGAGCTGGCGGTTCGCCACCGCCGGGCTGGACTTCGCCACCCTGCCCGACGAGGGCGAACGGTTCCGCCGGGTCCGGCACTGGCAGCGGGAGCACGGGTTGCCCCGGCACCTGTTCGTGAAGACCCCGGTGGAGGCGAAACCGTTCCACCTCGACCTCACCAGCCTCGCCTCGGTCGATGTCCTGGCCCGTGCGGTCCGGCGCACCGTCGCCCACGACCCGGCGGCCACGCTGCGGTTCAGCGAGATGCTGCCGGGCCCGGAGCACGCCTGGCTGACCGACGCGCAGGGCCGGCACCACACGGCGGAGCTGCGGCTCGTCGCCGTCGACACCCGTACCCCGGGAGTCGTCGACACCCGTACGCCCGGAGTCGTCGACACCACGTCGACCGGCTCCGCCAACCCGGCCGCCGACCGGCGCCCGGACCCTCCACACCGCAACCAGGCGGGGGCATGA
- a CDS encoding SDR family oxidoreductase, with translation MAKRWLITGCSSGLGRALAARLAAEGEQVVATARRPETLAELVARHPGNLVAAALDVRDPARCAAAVERAVDAFGGIDILVNNAAYGQFGTFEEVSDAELAAQFDTNVFGPWRLTRAVLPLWRAQRHGYAIFVSSIAGVVPFPGLAAYTATKFAVEGAAESLAVEAGHLGVKVTILQPGGFATGYGTNLVMPEHRIADYAPVSDGLLGALRGLNTASEVNSPELFADVVWRLSQLESPPLRLPVGPDSETFLEAAYDARRREYDQVVKAGHHTLG, from the coding sequence ATGGCGAAGCGTTGGTTGATCACGGGATGTTCGAGCGGACTCGGTCGGGCCCTCGCGGCCCGGCTAGCCGCCGAGGGCGAGCAGGTGGTGGCGACCGCCCGGCGGCCGGAGACCCTCGCCGAACTGGTGGCCCGGCATCCGGGCAACCTGGTGGCAGCCGCCCTCGACGTACGGGATCCGGCGCGGTGCGCGGCGGCGGTGGAGCGGGCCGTGGACGCGTTCGGCGGCATCGACATCCTGGTCAACAACGCCGCCTACGGCCAGTTCGGCACCTTCGAGGAGGTCTCCGACGCGGAACTCGCCGCACAGTTCGACACCAACGTGTTCGGGCCGTGGCGACTCACCCGGGCCGTGCTGCCGCTGTGGCGGGCGCAGCGCCACGGGTACGCGATCTTCGTCAGCTCGATCGCCGGTGTGGTTCCCTTCCCCGGGCTGGCCGCGTACACGGCCACGAAGTTCGCGGTGGAGGGAGCCGCCGAGTCGCTGGCCGTCGAGGCCGGGCACCTCGGAGTGAAGGTCACCATCCTGCAGCCGGGCGGCTTCGCCACCGGGTACGGCACCAACCTGGTCATGCCGGAGCACCGGATCGCGGACTACGCACCGGTCAGCGACGGCCTGCTCGGCGCGCTGCGCGGCCTGAACACCGCGAGTGAGGTGAACTCCCCCGAGCTGTTCGCCGACGTGGTCTGGCGACTCAGTCAGCTGGAGTCGCCGCCGCTGCGGCTGCCGGTGGGACCGGACTCGGAGACGTTCCTGGAGGCCGCCTACGACGCCCGACGCCGTGAGTACGACCAGGTCGTCAAGGCGGGTCACCACACCCTCGGATGA
- a CDS encoding MbtH family protein has product MEESEDSRRYQVVVNDEEQYSIWPDGSEVPAGWRSTGFSGGRADCLAHIDEIWTDLRPRSLREWLATQG; this is encoded by the coding sequence ATGGAAGAATCCGAGGATTCGCGCCGCTACCAAGTCGTGGTCAACGACGAGGAGCAGTATTCGATCTGGCCGGACGGCTCGGAGGTCCCGGCCGGGTGGCGCTCGACGGGATTCAGCGGCGGACGGGCCGACTGTCTCGCGCACATCGACGAGATCTGGACCGATCTGCGCCCGCGCAGCCTGCGGGAATGGCTGGCCACGCAGGGCTGA
- a CDS encoding GNAT family N-acetyltransferase, whose product MTALETPRTVLRGWCPEDLPAMAAINADPEVMRWIADGSVLDRERSDARIAAYERHWQEHGFGLFALTLRPTGELAGFAGLAVPAFLPEIMPAVEIGWRLARRHWGRGLATEAARAVLDHAFGTLALDRLVSVHQIGNDASERVMRKLGMHLDRDTVDPATGRFLRVYAIDRPSAPASPGR is encoded by the coding sequence GTGACGGCGCTGGAGACCCCGCGCACCGTCCTGCGCGGGTGGTGCCCGGAGGACCTGCCGGCGATGGCGGCGATCAACGCCGACCCCGAGGTGATGCGGTGGATCGCCGACGGTTCCGTGCTCGACCGCGAGCGCAGCGACGCGCGGATCGCCGCCTACGAGCGCCACTGGCAGGAACACGGCTTCGGCCTGTTCGCGCTGACCCTGCGGCCGACCGGGGAACTGGCCGGCTTCGCCGGGCTGGCGGTGCCCGCCTTTCTACCGGAGATCATGCCCGCCGTCGAGATCGGCTGGCGCCTGGCGCGGCGGCACTGGGGGCGGGGGCTGGCGACCGAGGCCGCCCGGGCGGTGCTCGACCATGCGTTCGGGACACTGGCGCTCGACCGGCTGGTCAGCGTCCACCAGATCGGCAACGACGCCTCGGAGCGGGTCATGCGCAAGCTGGGCATGCACCTGGACCGCGATACGGTGGACCCGGCGACCGGGCGTTTTCTGCGGGTCTACGCCATCGACCGGCCGTCGGCTCCGGCGTCGCCCGGCCGTTGA
- a CDS encoding DUF2867 domain-containing protein → MRADAGAWRTAQYARPAGLGIERGDASAFDTISRTGREVLLGTDASHLTFRASVLVEPDPDGTTITVATLAATRSRAGRAYLAVVRLVHPLVVRATLRHAGRTAVDPWRSTGSAGPRVDSTIGLVSTPRPVGAPASSRPD, encoded by the coding sequence CTGCGCGCCGACGCGGGTGCGTGGCGGACGGCGCAGTATGCGCGGCCGGCAGGCCTCGGCATCGAGCGCGGCGACGCCTCGGCCTTCGACACCATCAGTCGCACCGGGCGCGAGGTGCTGCTCGGCACCGACGCCAGTCACCTGACCTTCCGGGCCAGCGTCCTGGTCGAGCCGGACCCCGACGGCACGACGATCACCGTGGCCACCCTGGCGGCGACCCGTTCCCGGGCCGGCCGCGCCTACCTCGCCGTTGTCCGGCTGGTCCACCCGCTGGTGGTCAGGGCGACGCTGCGCCACGCGGGCCGGACCGCCGTCGACCCGTGGCGGTCCACCGGCTCGGCCGGGCCACGGGTCGACTCGACCATCGGCCTGGTCAGTACACCTAGGCCAGTAGGCGCTCCCGCATCATCGCGCCCGGATTGA